In the genome of Paenarthrobacter ilicis, the window TCAACACTGCGCGTTTCCGAGAGCACCGATTCCTGGCCCGAGGCGATGTCAAGGATGGCGACCTTCCAGTGGGCTGCCAGCCCGCCGCCGTCGTTCTTCTTGAAGGCGAGCCTGGTCCCGTCGGGTGAGATGGAAGGGCACTCCACGTTGTTGTGCACCGCGGTAAGTGTCCGCGCCGACACGCTTCCGCGGACCAACCAGATCCTTCCTGATGAGGCAGCCGTCGCGTAAAAAGCATTCTTCTGACCGGGGACGAACGTCACGCCCCAGATGTTCCTGTCGACGGACAGCAAGGGCTCGCCGTTGACCAGGAGGGAAAAGCTTTCCAGATTCTCCGGCGCAGCATCCGGAAGGGTTATCTCCGTGGCCGTGGAGAACCCCGCCGCGGCGTACGAGTGGCCGGTGACAAATACCGTGGTGGCAAGCATGGAGCCGTCCGGACTGATCCTGGTCCTGCTGGGTATACCCGCCAACGGCCAGGACTTTTGCTGCTGCCAGTCCCTGTTCAGGACGACGGCATCGAACGACGTGACCAGGCCGCGCTTGGACCGCAGGCACACGACGCTGGTGCTGGTGCCATAAACGCGGTCGCAGTCCTGCTCGCTCACTGCCCGGGTACCGGACGGTGCGGAGAGTGGAACAGTTGCTGCGCGGCCGTACCCCTGCCCGGCAGCTGTATTCCTGAAAAGGACGAAAGGGACATCCGGGAGTGGTTCCGCCGCCGTGACGCCCACGGCAGGGGCCGCCGTCTGGCTTTCCTGAAAACGCTGGTAGGCAGTAAAGGCGTAGACCGCAGCAGCGATGAGGACCACGGCAGTCACCACCAGGAGAACTCCCCACCGGGTCCTGCCGTTGGTCAACGTTCCTGTCATGCCACCCCGCCCGGATCCTGGATGCCCTGGGAATCACGGGTTTTCAGGATCAACGCAACGACCACTACTGCGATAGCCAACACAGCTCCGGCCAGCAGCATGGCCATCGGAGCCCCCACGGCGTACCAGAGCACACCGAAGCCCGCGGAGGAGGCCATTCTGCTCAGAGCCACCACCGTCTGGGCGGAGGCTATGCCGGTGGCCAGTTTTCCGGGGGGCGTCAGTTGGCTGGCCAACGCAGCCAGTACGCCGTCGGTGGCAGCGTAGAAGGCGCCCAGCAAGACCAGGCAACCCAGTGTGGTGCCCAAGCCGCCGGCGGGCGCCGCAGCCAGAACATAAGTGGCCAGCAGTGCCACATGCCCGCCAACAAACACCGGGACCCTTCCCACGCGATCCGCCAACCGACCCATCGGCACGGCCAACGCCAGGAAAACGACGTTCGTTCCAACAAACAACAGGGGGAACCACTGAACCGCGAAGGAGTCACGGGCTTGCAGCACAAGGTAAATGAAGCCGTCGCCAATGGTCACCAACCCCAGGAGCCCCGCAGCTGCCAACACCCTGCCCAGACCGGGCTCTTTGAAATGGCTCCACCGGAAGGCCAGGATCTTGCGGTTTTCGCGTTCCTCCGCGCCCTTCAGGCTGCGTGCCCGGATGTCAGGCACAACCAGGGCCAGAACAGCAACACCTATGACTGCGAAAGCCAACGAAACAACAAAGACCGTGCTGAAGCCATTGGGAATCATCAGCAACACAAAGAACGCAATCAACGGCCCGGCGGCAGCCCCGATGTTGTCCAGCATCCGGTGCGTACCGAAGGACCGGGCCAAATGTTCAGGCTGGGCTGAGACGGAAATCAGGGCGTCACGGGGTGCTGTACGGATTCCCTTACCGATTCGGTCACCGGTGACAATGGCCGCAATCGCCCAAAAGCCCCCTGCGAAGAGGAAGCCGATCCGGGCCACCATGGACAGGCCATAGCCCGCCATGGCAATGCGCTTGGGATGGCCGCTGCGGTCCGATGCCCAGCCTGCGGCGATACGCACAATGGCACTGGCGCCTTGGTTGATGCCGTCTATGAAACCGAAAGCAATGGTGGAGAGCCCCAGGAATCCCGTCACGTACAGGGGAAGGATCGCTGTCACGGATTCCGAGGACACGTCCGTCACCATGCTGACGATGCCCAGCCACAGGATCACCGGAGACAGTTTGAAGGGAACCTCGCTGCGGAGCCCCATGCCTTGCCCGCCTGGTTTTTCCTTTTTGCCGCCCCGGTAGGAAAGAGAGATATACATGGCTCCCTATTTCGCCGCGGTGCGGAGGCTGCCCAACAACTGGAAGCGGGATGCTCCTGTGCCGGTGGTGGAAACAGAAACGGTCACCGTGTCAGCGCCGCGGCTGAACGATGAGGCAACGGAGCCATCCGCGGCAGGCGCACTCACGGCGACGAACCCGTGGGCTGCCAGCGATTGGCGAAATGAATCCAGGACCTCATTTTGCGGCTTGGAGAGAACGCCGTCGGCGGATACCTGAAGGACATTGCCGGACGATGACACCGAGGTAGAGCCCACGGCAGTCCCACCGGGAAGCGCCACAATATCGCCCGGCCACCCATCAACCAGTTTTCCTGTGGCACTTCCGGGTTTGGGAAGTGAGCCGGACAGCAAAGGTGCAGGCTCGGACGGGGCCGGCAAGCCCTTGGCGGTCTCCGCCACCGGGGGCAGCACTTCCAAAGGCTTGTCCGACAGTGCCGTGCCACCGGCGCCCGGATCCTGGCCGGTGGCCTGGTTTCCTGGTTGGTTGCCGGACTGGGATGGGTTGGCTGGCTGGTTGCCGGACTGGTTTCCGGATGGGGACGGGGTGCCTGAGGCCACCGGACCGGGTGAAACGTTCGACGACGTCTCCCGGGCTGAAGCGGTCCCGGGACTGGCGGCCAACCGGTCCAGAAGCACTGCTGCGGCGGCGATCAGCACTGCAAGGCAAATACCCGCGATCACCAGCCGCCGCGCCATCATGGCAGGTCCGGTCCGGACTCGCCGTCTGGCAGTGGTTGCGGTCCCATCCTTTTCATGGGGACAGTCTGCCATTGCCATCCGGATTGCGGAACAGTGTGGGGACTACCAACGTCCGTTCCGTGGCCGCGGCTGGCAGACCGGGCAAGTGTAGGAGGAACGGTTCATGAACTGCTCGCGTTTGATGATGCTGTGCAGGCCCACCGCTTCACAGCGAAGGCACAGTTCGCCGGCACGTCCGTAGGCGTTCAAAGAGCGGGAAAAGTACCCCGAGTCGCCATTGACGTTCACATACAACGAGTCGAAACTTGTCCCTCCTGCGGCCAAGGCTGCATTCATGACATCGCGGGTGGCCTCAATGAGCCGTGCAGCGTCAGGACGGCGCAGGGTATCGGTGGCCCGGGCATAGTGCAGGCGTGCACGCCACAGTGCCTCATCAGCGTAAATATTGCCGATCCCGGAAACCACGCCCTGGTCCAGAAGCGCGCGCTTCACACCGGTACGGCGGGACTTGACCTTCCCAAAGAAGTCCTCGAACGAAAAATGCGGATCCAAAGGATCGCGGGCTATATGGGCGGCCTCCGCTGCGATCTCCGGCAACGGGGTTTCCCCCAGGCCTCCGGGTCCACCATCTGCGGTGGGTACCAGCGCGGTGACAAACATCCCGCCAAAGATCCGCTGGTCTACAAACCTCAGCTGTTCAGGCATCCCTGCAGAAGGGCTGAGGCTGATCCTGACCTTGAGATGCTTCTCATCGGGAACGGAGGGGTCCTGCATCAAAAGCTGGCCGCTCATTCCCAGATGCGCCATCAAAGCCGCTTTCGGAAGACCTTCGGAGGTTCCCTCCATGGCCAAAGGCATCCAGAGGAACTTGCCCCGGCGGACGACGTCCAGCACGGTGGCATGTTCAAGGTTGCCGATGAAGTCCTCGGCACCCAATGAATGCCTGCGAATTGACCGTGGATCCACAACGTCCACGCCGGTGATGGTGCGCCCGCGGACCCAACGGGCCAGTCCGCGGCGTACCACCTCTACTTCGGGGAGCTCGGGCACGGTTCAGGCCGTGGCAGGGCCGGCCGGGCTGGCGTCCACAGCATTAAGGGTCCGCCAAGCATCGGCGGCCGCTTCCTGCTCAGCTTCCTTCTTGGAGTGGCCGGAGCCGCTGCCATAAGGAGTTCCGCCGATGTTGAGCACGGCTTCGAAGGTCCGGGCGTGGTCCGGTCCGGAGCCCTCCACCGCATAGTGGATTCCGCCGAGTTGCCGGCTCGCGGCAAGTTCCTGGATGCTGGTTTTCCAGTCCGTTCCGGCACCGAGCGCTCCCGCATCCTTGAGCAGGGGGCCCACCAGGCGCATCACCAGTTGGCGGGCGGTCTCGATGTCGTTGGAGAGGTACGTTGCACCAATGAGGGCTTCCATGGTGTCAGCCAGGATGGAAGCCTTGTTTTTGCCGTCGGTGAGCTTTTCGCCCTGACCGAGGTAAATGAATTCGCCCACACCAATGGACCGGCCTATGCCGGCCAGTGCGCGGGTACTGACCACGGCGGAACGCCGCTTTGCCAGCTCGCCTTCAGGCAGCGTGGGGTTGTCCCGGTACAGCGAATCCGTCACGGAAAAGCCCAAAATTGAGTCGCCAAGGAATTCGAGGCGCTCGTTGGTGGGTATCCCGCCATTCTCATACGCGTATGAGCGATGTGTGAGAGCAAGACGAAGCGTCTCGGTGTCAATGGAGACACCGAGACGCTTCAGAAGCTCTTCAGTTGAAGGCATCCTTAATCAGCCTGTAGGGCAGATCAGGCGTCTGCGACCTTGCGGCCCTTGTATTCAAGGAACAGCGCGGTGCCAGCAGAGTCAGTGACGACCTTTGCCTGGTGCGGCAGGCTGTAGACAACCTGACCGTTTTCGATGGTCTTGACCAAGTTGGGGGCAGTTGCCTTCCACTGGGCACGACGGGCGCGTGTATTTGCGCGAGACATTTTCCGCTTGGGAACAGCCACGGCTATCTCATTTCTCTCTTAGACGAACACTTACTAATCGGTTTGCCGGTCAGTCTTAGCTAGATCAGCTAGGGCAGCCCAGCGAGGGTCAATGACCTCGTGGTGGTGCCCCGGCTCGTCTTCCAGGCGCGCTCCGCATTCGGAACACAGACCCTGGCAGTCTTCCCGGCACACCGGCTGGAACGGCAGCATAGTGACAACTGCGTCCCGCAACAGCGGTTCAAGATCGATGAGATCGTACTCGACCCGACGTTGCTCTTCATCGTCTTCCTCAGCGGAAAGCTCAGAGCTTTCGTAGAAGAAAAGTTCTTGCACATTGACATCAAGGTCATACGCAAGGGGATCCAGGCATCGACCGCATTCGCCGGTTACTTCAACGACTACGGTTCCTGATACCAGAATTCCTTCGTGTACGGCCTCCAAGCGAAGATCCAGCTCGATGTCCGAGCCTTCCTTCACGCCAATGAGCGCCACACCAAGGTCACTTGGTGCAGGTACATGCTCGTTCAGTGTCCGCATGGTCCCTGGACTGCGTCCAAGGTCCTTGACTACCAACGCCAAGGGCGAACTTGCATCTCGCTTAATGAGAACTCCTGTAGAACATATGACCGACGTACCATCTTAGCCTGATCAGTTCGAAGGACTCAAACCGACGATGGGCGCGCGTAAATACGGGCTCATTTCGGTGGGGACCCTCACTGCCAGGCGCAAGGTACCTGCCAAGCTTACCCCTTGCGGGGCGACTCCGCTGGCGGCTCGCCCGCCAAGAGCCTCCTCAACACGGATTTGGGCACGAAATCGGAGATGTCCCCGCCAAGCACGCTGATTTCCTTAATGAGGGTGGAGGAGAGATGGACGTAGTGGGCCTCGGCCGGAAGAAAGACGGTTTCGACGCCGGCCAGCTGACGGTTCATGGTGGCCATGGGCAGTTCGTAATCAAAATCAGATGATGAGCGCAGCCCTTTTACGATCGCGGAGACTCCGCGATGCCGGCAGTACTCGGCCAGGAGCCCCTCACCCATGGGCTCAACGATGATCCCCCGCAACGAGGCCAGGGTTTCCCTGGCCATCTCCATCCGGTCTTCCAGGCTGAACCTGTACTTCTTGGCGTAGTTGGTGGACACCGCGACGATCACTTCGTCAAAAAGACCGGCAGCCCGGGCGATGACTTCGAGATGTCCGTTATGGATGGGGTCAAAGGATCCAGGGCATACCGCGCGTCTCATGAGACGAACCTACCCCATGGATTCATCGGGATACCATGGCTGCCATGGCACCCGCAGGCAGCAGCACTCCCCTTGACCCCACCCCAGGCAGCATCACCAGCGGGCACGGCGGCACTGTTGCGCCGTGGCAGCGGGCGGCGCTGGGTGCCAACCTGCTGGGCGCTGACGGTGCGCTGGGAGTAACCATCTTCGAGGAGATGACCACACTGGCGGTTTCCACCGGCGCCATCAACCTTGGCCAGGGGTTTCCGGACGAGGACGGTCCCCAGGAGATCAAGGCAGCGGCTCAGGCCGCCATCTCCGCGGGAGCCAACCAGTACGCCCCTGGCAAAGGGCTTCCGGTCCTTCGGGAAGCCGTAGCCAGCCACCAGCAGCGATTCTACGGATTGACGCCGGATCCGGAGTCCGAAATCCTCATCACCACCGGCGCCACGGAAGCAATCGCGGCAACGTTGCTGGCGCTTGTTGAACCAGGCGACGAGGTCCTGACCTTTGAGCCGTTCTATGACTCCTATGGGGCCATCATCGGAATGTCGGGAGCCACGCATGTCACCGCTCCCCTGCTGGCACCGGACTTCATGCCGGACATGGCTGTCCTGGAACAGGCCTTCACCAGCAACACCAAGGTGGTTCTGCTGAACAACCCCCACAACCCCACGGGCGCGGTCTTCCCGGAGCACGTGCTCGCACGGGTGGTGGAGTTGGCACGGAAATACGATGCCACGATTGTTACCGACGAGGTGTACGAGCACCTGACCTTTGGTCCTGCCCATCTTCCCGTGGCAACGTTGCCAGGCGCAGCCGAGCGGACCATCACGATCTCCTCAGCAGGTAAGACGTTTTCCTTTACCGGGTGGAAAATCGGGTGGCTCAGCGGCCCGGCCCACTTGGTGGCGGCGATACGAACCGTGAAGCAATTCCTGACCTACAGTTCAGGCACTCCGTTCCAGAGCGCCATAGCTGTGGGGCTTGCGCTCCCCGATGAGTTCTTCTCCGGAGCCGCCCGGACGCTCCGCGACAAACGCGACATTCTGGCACAGGGCCTCCAGGCCGCGGGCTTTGGGGTTTACGTCCCCGATGGCACGTATTTCATCAATGTGGATACAGCTCCGCTGGGAATTGTTGACTCTGTTGACCTGGCGCGTCGCCTTCCGGGCCTGGTGGGCGTTGCCGCCATCCCGGTTCCGGTGTTCTGCCATCCGGAGGGGGCCCAGCGAACCCGTTCCCTGCTGAGGTTTGCCTTTTGCAAGAAAACCGAAGTCCTGGAAGAAGCGGCCGGACGCCTGGCAACCCTCAAGGAACGCCTGTGAGCCCGTCGGCGCCGCACCCCGTGCATGCCAGCCGTTTTCTCCGTACCACCGGCCAGCACGCCACCATCGAGGCGGATGACCTGGTGGAAGGCAGCTACATACTCACCATCGGCGGGGCCGAGCAATCCCATGTGAACCTGGCCGCGCCGGGGGAAATCTTCTACGAGTACCTGCGTCGGATCGGACACCTGGTGGATCTGTCCGCCGAGCCCGGAGAGCCCATCAGCGCCCTCCACCTGGGGGCGGGAGCGCTCACGCTTGCCAGGTACATCCAGGCCACCCGTCCGGGTTCCGACCAGTACGCCGTGGAGCTGGAACGCGAGCTGTTGGATTTCGTTCTGCAGAAACTGCCCATGCCCGCTGGCACGTCATTGACCACCCACATCGGTGATGCCAGGGACGCTCTGGCGGAGTTGCCCGCGGCCCTGGCATTTGACGTCATTATTCTCGACATTTTCTCCGGGCCCGAGGCGCCGGCGCACATTGCCTGCCGGGAGTTTTACGAGGAAGCCGCGGCCCGCCTGGGACCCCGGGGCGTGCTGATCGTCAACGTAGGAGACGAGCCCGCCATGACGCTGGTCCGCAGCCAGGTGGCGGCCCTCCGGCAGGCGATGACGGATGTTGCTGCCACTGCTGAAACGGGCATGTTTGCCGGCCGCTATCCCGGCAACATCATCCTGGCCGCCACCCGCCATGCCTGGCCACAGGAATGGACCGAGAGGTTGCTGGCGCGGGGCCCGCATCCGGCCGCTGTCCTGACGGGCGTGGACCTGGACAGCATTACCGGTTAGGTCACCGGCGGCTCAGGCGGGCTCTGCGAACCACAGCGTGGTTTCGCCGTACTTCTTGTCGGCAAAGCATTCCATCGCTTCAGGCCACGCTGGTTCGGGACTGCGCGAACTCCGCTCCACCACCACCACGGCGCCCTCCCCCAGATGCGGGGCGAGCTTGGTCAGCACTGCGGTGAGGGCCTCCTCATCCAGGGGGTAAGGCGGGTCAAGGAACACGAGGTCCCAGGCGTCCCGGTCGCCGGCGCGTTCCAGGTAGGACTCAACCTTGGAACGGTGAACCGACACTCTCCTGTGCCCCAAAATCTGGTTAACCATGCCGGCGTTGCGCTGGCAAACATCACTGGCCTTGGCATCAAACTCCACCAGGGCCACCGATCGGGCACCTCTGCTGGCGCTCTCCAGGCCCAGGGAACCCGACCCGGCGTACAGGTCCAGCACCCGCGCATCGTCGATGACCGCCAGCGATTCCAACCGGGAAAACAGTGCCTCTTTGACCCTGTCCGTGGTGGGCCTGGTGGCCGTCCCGGGGACGCTGGTCAAGGGGTTTCCACCGGCAACTCCGGCAATGATCCGGCTCATGGGGTACCCCGGCGCAGGGCCGGCCATGGATGTCTAACCGCGTTCAAGGAACGCCTCCTTTTCCGGGTTCAAATACTCATCGATCGCGGCTGCAAGGCCCGGCTGGTTAATCAACGTGGGATCTTCCTGCACCAGCTTTTGGGCATCCGCGCGGGCACGGGCAATAACGTCCTCGTGCTCCAGGACCCGCAGCAGTTTCAGGGTGGAGCGGCCGCCTGATTGCGAAGCCCCCAGAATATCGCCTTCCCTGCGCAGCTTCAGGTCCTCCTGGGACAATTCGAAACCGTCAGTGGTGGATGCCACGGCATCGAGCCGCCGCCGGCTCGGGTGTCCGCGCTCCAAAGTGGTGACCAGCAGGCACGTTCCCGGCAATCCGCCGCGGCCCACGCGGCCACGCAACTGGTGAAGCTGCGAGATCCCAAAACGGTCGGCGTCCAGGATCACCATCAGCGTGGCGTTGTGAACATCCACACCCACTTCAATGACTGTGGTGGACACCAGGATCTTGGTCTCATTGGCCGCGAACGCAGCCATGGTGTCCGTCTTCAGCGACGGCTCCTGCCGCCCATGAAGCGGGGCCACGGGAACACCGGACAGGGCCGGCTCCTGCACCAGACTCTCGACGACGGCGGTCACCGACGCGAGTTCCCTCGCCGGCCCCTCGTCTGACAGTTCAGCATCGCTGGGTTCGTTTTCGCCGGGACTGAAATCGCCGTCGTCGTCATCGCCGATCTTCGGGCACACCACGTAAACCTGGTGCCCGGCGTCGACTTCCTCCCTGGACCTCTTCCAGATACGGTCCACCCAGCCGGGATTCTCCGCCAGACCCACCACGTGGGTGGAGATAGGCGCCCTGCCCGCCGGCAGCTCATCCAGAATGGACGTCTCAAGATCACCGAACACAGTCATGGCCACGGTCCGTGGAATGGGGGTGGCCGTCATCACCAGAAGATGCGGTGGCCGCTGGGCTTTCGCACGCAGCGCGTCCCGCTGTTCAACACCAAACCTGTGTTGCTCGTCCACCACAATCAGGCCGAGGTCCTGGAAACTGGTCTTGTCGCTCAGGAGCGCGTGGGTGCCGATCACAATTCCCGCATTGCCCGAGGCTGCATCGAGCATGGCTTGTTTCTTGGCGGCCGTGGGCATGGAACCCGTCAAGAGCGTGACCTGGACGCCATTCCCGCCGGACCCGCCGCCCAGCATGCCTGATCCCGCGAACAGATTGTCCTTGGCCAGTGAACCCAGGGTTTTGCGAATGGAGTGGAAGTGCTGCGCGGCGAGCACCTCCGTGGGAGCCAGGAGTGCGGCCTGCCCACCGGCATCCACCACCTGCAACATGGCGCGCAGGGCCACAATGGTCTTGCCGGACCCCACTTCTCCTTGGAGCAGCCTGTTCATGGGAGTGTCCCTGGCCAGTTCTTCGGCGAGGGTGGCGCCCACAGCGGACTG includes:
- a CDS encoding MFS transporter; this encodes MYISLSYRGGKKEKPGGQGMGLRSEVPFKLSPVILWLGIVSMVTDVSSESVTAILPLYVTGFLGLSTIAFGFIDGINQGASAIVRIAAGWASDRSGHPKRIAMAGYGLSMVARIGFLFAGGFWAIAAIVTGDRIGKGIRTAPRDALISVSAQPEHLARSFGTHRMLDNIGAAAGPLIAFFVLLMIPNGFSTVFVVSLAFAVIGVAVLALVVPDIRARSLKGAEERENRKILAFRWSHFKEPGLGRVLAAAGLLGLVTIGDGFIYLVLQARDSFAVQWFPLLFVGTNVVFLALAVPMGRLADRVGRVPVFVGGHVALLATYVLAAAPAGGLGTTLGCLVLLGAFYAATDGVLAALASQLTPPGKLATGIASAQTVVALSRMASSAGFGVLWYAVGAPMAMLLAGAVLAIAVVVVALILKTRDSQGIQDPGGVA
- a CDS encoding ATP-dependent DNA helicase RecG, with translation MDSELELPLERRIGKRSAGVIEKHLGLKSVGALLNYFPRRYLSRGELTPISELPLDEEVTLIARVVSNSTRQMRARRGSITDVVVSDEVGGSSTPGTLKLSFFNGFRAKSELLPGRRAMFSGKVSRYGGALGLTNPDFILLDEDPGAEGSMDPEKLAAMPIPVYPATAKLTSWSIHKVISALLQTIDLDAMVDPLPPAMVGRDGHVGVAEAYRLIHMPDVARDWQRAQERFRYQEALVLQTALARRRAQLAAEEATARRPLSGGLLSGFDQNLPFTLTAGQSAVGATLAEELARDTPMNRLLQGEVGSGKTIVALRAMLQVVDAGGQAALLAPTEVLAAQHFHSIRKTLGSLAKDNLFAGSGMLGGGSGGNGVQVTLLTGSMPTAAKKQAMLDAASGNAGIVIGTHALLSDKTSFQDLGLIVVDEQHRFGVEQRDALRAKAQRPPHLLVMTATPIPRTVAMTVFGDLETSILDELPAGRAPISTHVVGLAENPGWVDRIWKRSREEVDAGHQVYVVCPKIGDDDDGDFSPGENEPSDAELSDEGPARELASVTAVVESLVQEPALSGVPVAPLHGRQEPSLKTDTMAAFAANETKILVSTTVIEVGVDVHNATLMVILDADRFGISQLHQLRGRVGRGGLPGTCLLVTTLERGHPSRRRLDAVASTTDGFELSQEDLKLRREGDILGASQSGGRSTLKLLRVLEHEDVIARARADAQKLVQEDPTLINQPGLAAAIDEYLNPEKEAFLERG
- a CDS encoding YceD family protein; this encodes MALVVKDLGRSPGTMRTLNEHVPAPSDLGVALIGVKEGSDIELDLRLEAVHEGILVSGTVVVEVTGECGRCLDPLAYDLDVNVQELFFYESSELSAEEDDEEQRRVEYDLIDLEPLLRDAVVTMLPFQPVCREDCQGLCSECGARLEDEPGHHHEVIDPRWAALADLAKTDRQTD
- a CDS encoding TolB family protein; this encodes MTGTLTNGRTRWGVLLVVTAVVLIAAAVYAFTAYQRFQESQTAAPAVGVTAAEPLPDVPFVLFRNTAAGQGYGRAATVPLSAPSGTRAVSEQDCDRVYGTSTSVVCLRSKRGLVTSFDAVVLNRDWQQQKSWPLAGIPSRTRISPDGSMLATTVFVTGHSYAAAGFSTATEITLPDAAPENLESFSLLVNGEPLLSVDRNIWGVTFVPGQKNAFYATAASSGRIWLVRGSVSARTLTAVHNNVECPSISPDGTRLAFKKNDGGGLAAHWKVAILDIASGQESVLSETRSVDDQIEWLDNDSVLYGLPDDAVEGDSNIWKLGTEAGSTPSLFIAHAWSPSVTR
- a CDS encoding aminotransferase class I/II-fold pyridoxal phosphate-dependent enzyme, whose translation is MAAMAPAGSSTPLDPTPGSITSGHGGTVAPWQRAALGANLLGADGALGVTIFEEMTTLAVSTGAINLGQGFPDEDGPQEIKAAAQAAISAGANQYAPGKGLPVLREAVASHQQRFYGLTPDPESEILITTGATEAIAATLLALVEPGDEVLTFEPFYDSYGAIIGMSGATHVTAPLLAPDFMPDMAVLEQAFTSNTKVVLLNNPHNPTGAVFPEHVLARVVELARKYDATIVTDEVYEHLTFGPAHLPVATLPGAAERTITISSAGKTFSFTGWKIGWLSGPAHLVAAIRTVKQFLTYSSGTPFQSAIAVGLALPDEFFSGAARTLRDKRDILAQGLQAAGFGVYVPDGTYFINVDTAPLGIVDSVDLARRLPGLVGVAAIPVPVFCHPEGAQRTRSLLRFAFCKKTEVLEEAAGRLATLKERL
- the rnc gene encoding ribonuclease III — protein: MPSTEELLKRLGVSIDTETLRLALTHRSYAYENGGIPTNERLEFLGDSILGFSVTDSLYRDNPTLPEGELAKRRSAVVSTRALAGIGRSIGVGEFIYLGQGEKLTDGKNKASILADTMEALIGATYLSNDIETARQLVMRLVGPLLKDAGALGAGTDWKTSIQELAASRQLGGIHYAVEGSGPDHARTFEAVLNIGGTPYGSGSGHSKKEAEQEAAADAWRTLNAVDASPAGPATA
- the rsmD gene encoding 16S rRNA (guanine(966)-N(2))-methyltransferase RsmD → MSRIIAGVAGGNPLTSVPGTATRPTTDRVKEALFSRLESLAVIDDARVLDLYAGSGSLGLESASRGARSVALVEFDAKASDVCQRNAGMVNQILGHRRVSVHRSKVESYLERAGDRDAWDLVFLDPPYPLDEEALTAVLTKLAPHLGEGAVVVVERSSRSPEPAWPEAMECFADKKYGETTLWFAEPA
- the rpmF gene encoding 50S ribosomal protein L32 produces the protein MAVPKRKMSRANTRARRAQWKATAPNLVKTIENGQVVYSLPHQAKVVTDSAGTALFLEYKGRKVADA
- the coaD gene encoding pantetheine-phosphate adenylyltransferase, with protein sequence MRRAVCPGSFDPIHNGHLEVIARAAGLFDEVIVAVSTNYAKKYRFSLEDRMEMARETLASLRGIIVEPMGEGLLAEYCRHRGVSAIVKGLRSSSDFDYELPMATMNRQLAGVETVFLPAEAHYVHLSSTLIKEISVLGGDISDFVPKSVLRRLLAGEPPAESPRKG
- a CDS encoding fused MFS/spermidine synthase codes for the protein MSPSAPHPVHASRFLRTTGQHATIEADDLVEGSYILTIGGAEQSHVNLAAPGEIFYEYLRRIGHLVDLSAEPGEPISALHLGAGALTLARYIQATRPGSDQYAVELERELLDFVLQKLPMPAGTSLTTHIGDARDALAELPAALAFDVIILDIFSGPEAPAHIACREFYEEAAARLGPRGVLIVNVGDEPAMTLVRSQVAALRQAMTDVAATAETGMFAGRYPGNIILAATRHAWPQEWTERLLARGPHPAAVLTGVDLDSITG
- the mutM gene encoding bifunctional DNA-formamidopyrimidine glycosylase/DNA-(apurinic or apyrimidinic site) lyase; the protein is MPELPEVEVVRRGLARWVRGRTITGVDVVDPRSIRRHSLGAEDFIGNLEHATVLDVVRRGKFLWMPLAMEGTSEGLPKAALMAHLGMSGQLLMQDPSVPDEKHLKVRISLSPSAGMPEQLRFVDQRIFGGMFVTALVPTADGGPGGLGETPLPEIAAEAAHIARDPLDPHFSFEDFFGKVKSRRTGVKRALLDQGVVSGIGNIYADEALWRARLHYARATDTLRRPDAARLIEATRDVMNAALAAGGTSFDSLYVNVNGDSGYFSRSLNAYGRAGELCLRCEAVGLHSIIKREQFMNRSSYTCPVCQPRPRNGRW